From the genome of Papaver somniferum cultivar HN1 unplaced genomic scaffold, ASM357369v1 unplaced-scaffold_10, whole genome shotgun sequence:
AATCTTAACCACCTTTCTTTCCCCATCTCCTTCCACCATTTTCAAAAGAATATCGAAAAGGTTTGATTCATGATTTTAAATTgtcatggaagaaaattttgGCCATGATCACGGTTGATGTTCTGAAAAGAATTACAGGAAAAATATTAAAAGACGTCGTCAACAATGATTTAGGTAGAAAAACTTAGGAGAAAATATTTTAATCAAGTGACATTAATTTATAAACCTAGTTTTTAACTTTCAATGAACCAgcaaattttttttaatcaacTCTCTCTATCTGATCAAACCAGGTGCGGAACCAGATTTCGACAAATGGGTGTGCAATTCACGAATCAACAAACTTAAGTGGTGCAAAATGCGCAAAAATGACTAATATTTAGCATAAATAGCTAAATTTAGGCTCGGGAGCCAACTGTACTGGCTGTCATGTTTCGAGTTGGTATCAAGCTATAAGATTCTCCACTGTCATTCTATAATTTTTCTCTACCCAACCCCGCCGACAACAGTTTAGCTGTCATTCTAGAACATGGTACTGTTGGTAAGATATTTTGCTTTTTTAGGTCGGCAAAGATAGAATCCTCCGTGTCATAATATATGCCAACTACCCTTCCCATCCTTCTCAAACATCACGTGTTTCAAGAGAATCAAACGATCTTTTCATCCACAAAGCAATTGACACGTGTTACCCCAAAATCTATAAATATATCCATACAAGAAGAGAGACATAgataacaagaaaacaaagcatAAAACGACCAGTTCGAAGTTCAAATTTCTCTCATTTAGTAAACTCATTTCCTTTCATTTTAAGAGTGCGAAGATGTCTGCTAAGCAGACTCCCAACACGAATGGATGGGTTGAATCAGCTACGAACACAGCTAACACGGCTGGGCAACATGTTGCCGATGCAGCTAAAGCAACTAGAGACTATGTAGCCGATGCAGCAAACACTACAACGAATACTGCCCAACAGAAAAAGGAAGAGACCTCTGGTGTCCTTTCCGATACAGCTCAAAAAGCCAGGGAGCATGTTGCCAATGCAGCTGATTCTGTATCCAAAGCTGCCAAGCCGGAAGAAGAAAAAACCCCTGGATTCCTTGAAAAGGTAAATTTAAGTGTActgtattgattgatattgatttgttGTTAATGGAGTATATAACTAATTATATATGGTGTAAATATTACGCAGACTGGAACAGCAGTGGTGAACACGGCGCAAGGTGCAGTTGAGGCTGTGAAGAACACAATCGGAATGAATGACAAGAAATGAAGAAGTAGTTGTTAATCTTAACATCCATTTCCACCTACCAAGAACAAGATTACAATATGTTGTCCTTTTTCTGTGTAGATCTTGAATTTCTCTCATCTCTTTACGGATTTGTAATAAATGATTAGCAATGCAATAATGAAAAAAATGTTTGATTCATTATGTCATCAATTACTCTTGCCACTCGAGTATCTACCATTTTCAT
Proteins encoded in this window:
- the LOC113326910 gene encoding late embryogenesis abundant protein Dc3-like; translated protein: MSAKQTPNTNGWVESATNTANTAGQHVADAAKATRDYVADAANTTTNTAQQKKEETSGVLSDTAQKAREHVANAADSVSKAAKPEEEKTPGFLEKTGTAVVNTAQGAVEAVKNTIGMNDKK